The sequence ATATATATAGGTATGCTCTGTGCGAATATCCAAAACATTCTGATTCTCCTGTATCGTTTGGATTCGCAACAACATCATCTTGTCAAAAATCTGGTCTAACATAGTTTGTAGCCACAAGTTCCCAGACATCTCCGCAATTAAACGATGAAATTGATAATCTAGATCCAGCAATTGAAAATTTAACAGTTGCGAAGGTTTCGTATCAGTTAACTTCTCGGATTTTTGTACCAAACGATTGAGTTTACGGAGTTGAGCCGCTGTTGCATTAATACAAGCCGCCGTGACGGAAACTCGCTCCAACGCAATGCGACATTCGTATAATTGTGCGGCATCTTCCGCAGAAAAAGTCGCTACTTTTAGCCCTTGATCTCCATCAGTCATAACTAATGATTCTCGCAGCAATTGCCCCAATGCTTCTCGAATAGGTGTGCGACTAACCTGCAAATCCCTAGCTAGTTGAGCTTCCACCAACCGTTGACCCGGAGCTAACTCGCCCGATAAAATCATTTTTCGTAATGATTGATAAGCTTGTTCCTTCAACGGCTGATTTCTCTGAAGTGATTTAGGAAACCGAGACAAACACCTACTCCTCTTTGTTGCAAGAAAAATTCTAGCGACGGCAATCTTAATATTATAGGTAATGTCATCATCTGGTCACAATTATTGGCTGCGATCGCTAATTATTTGTAGTCTTGAATACAGAAACAAATTATTTTTTTAGTAAAAAACCATTAAAATTAGCCCAGGTGACAGGTCAAGTAGACGCACATCAACCAGGGCTAACCCCAAACCCACAATTAATTACTAACAGCAGAGTATAAGGAACCTGACGTAGTAGCAGAAATATTTTTGACAAAATCACCAAAAACTGTTTCAGGTCTTCTTTGAGCGCAAGATCAGTAACACTGGTCAAAAAACTCATGACACTGCTAGTCAGCTTTAATGTTTTATATTAACTTTGAGTTTTTGGTTCGGCTTCTTCGAGTTCTTCCGCAGCGGAATGATTGGGTAATAACCAACTCAAAAGGATCGCAGTTAAGCCTCCCATTGAAATGCTAGAACCAAACAAATTTTTGATGATTGCTGGCTTATCGTTGAAGATTTCTGGGGAATAAACTACACCTAATCCCATCGCTAAAGAGACAGCAACAATAATCATGGCACGGCGATCGAGTTTTACCGAGGAAACAATATTCAACCCAGCAACAGCAATGGAACCAAACATAACTGTGGTTGCACCACCCAACACAGGTTGAGGAATCGCCTGGAAAATGCCACCCACAACTGGTAACAATCCCAAAAGTGCAAAAATACCAGCGACATAAAAGCCAACATAGCGGCTACCAACGCCAGTCATTTGAATTACACCATTGTTTTGACTAAAAGTAGTGTTGGGAAAGGTATTTAATATCGCAGCGATCGCAGAATTTACACCATCACCTAACACCCCACCTTTAATTCGACGCATATAAAGCGAACCAGAAACAGGTTCCCCGGAAACCGCAGAGGTAGCAGTCAAATCTCCCACAGTTTCAATCGCAGTGAGAACATACAACAGAATAAATGGTAGAAAAGCGGTAAAGTCAAAGCTCAAACCATAGCGGAAGGGAATCGGCGGAGTGATGATTGGTAATTTGCTTAATGCACTAAAATCGAGTATCCCCAAAAAGGCAGAAATAATGTAGCCAACAATCAATCCAATGGCGATCGCACCCATTCTTAAATAACGATTTCTAGAGGTGGTTAAAATCACCACAATTAGTAAAACTAACCCTCCGAGCATTAAATTTTGCGGACTACCAAAAGTACCATTCTTTTGCGCTGCTACACCACCTGCTAAACTGACTATTCCAGTTTTAATCAAACCTAAACCAATAATCATTACTACTGTTCCCGATACAACAGGAGTAATGATTTTGCTCATTAAATGCAGGAAGCGACTGAGAATAATTTCAATTGCTGAACCAAAGAAACATACGCCAAAAATCAGTGCTAAGGCTTCTTGGGGTGTTCTTCCACCCTGCAACGCATACGTACCTACACCAATTATTGGCCCCAAAAAGGCGAAACTGGTTCCTTGCAAGCTAAGTAATCCAGACCCAACAGGGCCAATTTTTTTACATTGAATAAACGTGCAAAGTCCTGATGCAAACAGCGACATACTGATGATGTAGCTGGTATTCTCGGCATCCAGTCCTAAGCTACTAGCAATAATTAAAGGTGGTGTAATAATCCCCACAAAAGCGGCTAATAC is a genomic window of Phormidium ambiguum IAM M-71 containing:
- a CDS encoding GntR family transcriptional regulator, with the protein product MSRFPKSLQRNQPLKEQAYQSLRKMILSGELAPGQRLVEAQLARDLQVSRTPIREALGQLLRESLVMTDGDQGLKVATFSAEDAAQLYECRIALERVSVTAACINATAAQLRKLNRLVQKSEKLTDTKPSQLLNFQLLDLDYQFHRLIAEMSGNLWLQTMLDQIFDKMMLLRIQTIQENQNVLDIRTEHTYIYDAIAQRNTEVAVEAVINHLKAAQERVVQELQRILLSDPKASSID
- a CDS encoding uracil-xanthine permease family protein, which produces MTETSQDLLVDVSEEVVDIPQASELLYGLYDKPPVFEAIFVAFQHVLAAFVGIITPPLIIASSLGLDAENTSYIISMSLFASGLCTFIQCKKIGPVGSGLLSLQGTSFAFLGPIIGVGTYALQGGRTPQEALALIFGVCFFGSAIEIILSRFLHLMSKIITPVVSGTVVMIIGLGLIKTGIVSLAGGVAAQKNGTFGSPQNLMLGGLVLLIVVILTTSRNRYLRMGAIAIGLIVGYIISAFLGILDFSALSKLPIITPPIPFRYGLSFDFTAFLPFILLYVLTAIETVGDLTATSAVSGEPVSGSLYMRRIKGGVLGDGVNSAIAAILNTFPNTTFSQNNGVIQMTGVGSRYVGFYVAGIFALLGLLPVVGGIFQAIPQPVLGGATTVMFGSIAVAGLNIVSSVKLDRRAMIIVAVSLAMGLGVVYSPEIFNDKPAIIKNLFGSSISMGGLTAILLSWLLPNHSAAEELEEAEPKTQS